The Budorcas taxicolor isolate Tak-1 chromosome 5, Takin1.1, whole genome shotgun sequence genome includes a window with the following:
- the CDKN1B gene encoding cyclin-dependent kinase inhibitor 1B, giving the protein MSNVRVSNGSPSLERMDARQAEYPKPSACRNLFGPVNHEELTRDLEKHCRDMEEASQRKWNFDFQNHKPLEGKYEWQEVEKGNLPEFYYRPPRPPKGACKVPAQEGQDASGARPAVPLLGSQANPEDTHLVDQKTDAPDSQTGLAEQCPGIRKRPAADDSSPQNKRANRTEENVSDGSPNAGSVEQTPKKPGLRRRQT; this is encoded by the exons ATGTCAAACGTGCGAGTGTCTAACGGGAGCCCGAGCCTGGAGCGGATGGACGCCAGACAGGCGGAGTACCCCAAGCCCTCGGCTTGCAGAAACCTCTTTGGCCCGGTCAATCACGAAGAGTTAACCCGGGACTTGGAGAAGCATTGCAGAGACATGGAAGAGGCCAGCCAGCGCAAGTGGAATTTTGATTTTCAGAATCACAAGCCCCTGGAGGGCAAGTACGAGTGGCAGGAGGTAGAAAAGGGCAACCTGCCCGAGTTCTACTACAGACCCCCGCGGCCACCCAAAGGCGCCTGCAAGGTGCCGGCGCAGGAAGGCCAGGATGCCAGCGGGGCCCGCCCGGCGGTGCCTTTACTTGGGTCTCAGGCAAACCCAGAGGACACGCATTTGGTCGATCAGAAGACTGATGCCCCGGACAGCCAGACCGGGTTAGCGGAGCAGTGCCCTGGGATAAGGAAGCGACCTGCCGCAGATG ATTCCTCTCCTCAAAACAAAAGAGCCAacagaacagaagaaaatgtttcagaCGGTTCCCCCAACGCCGGTTCAGTGGAGCAGACGCCCAAGAAGCCTGGCCTCAGAAGGCGTCAGACGTAA